The Methyloceanibacter sp. wino2 nucleotide sequence GCCGATCCCCCAATTGCGCGCCGAGCGCAGCGCATAGGCCTGCACGGAAAAACCCCAGGCACGCTGCTCGACCAGGAAGGGCGGCCAGAAGGCGGAGTCCGACAGGCCGGCAATGTCTTCCATGCGCGCAGGCTTCGGCAGGACGCCGTCGCCGTCCAGCGGCACGCCCATCGCCTCCAGAACCTTGGCCTTGGTCTCGTCCGGCGTCGTGACCCAGTCGCCCTGTTCGCTGATATAGCCCTCGGCAATGCCGAAGCGTTTCGCCAGTTCTTCGATCCGATCCGTCATCGGGACTCCTAAAGGCTCAAGCTGGCAACGACAGACCACGGGGGCAGCGGGCCGTCACCGGGGTTTACGCCAGGAGGCGTCGTGAAAAACGGTTTGCCACCGGCGTTCGAAGGGAGCGTGACGGGGGCATCCGACAGATTGGCGGTTAAGGCCAGCGTGCCGCTGCCTTCCAGGTCCCAACTGACCGTGAAGGCGGGGCCCTGACGTGCGGCGACCGTGCCTGCATGCCCGCCGATGGATGTCATGTGCGGAATGACGTGTGCCTTGCGGGCGGACAGCAGCCGCTTGACCAGGTCCAGGCGCGGCGTGTCCGCCGGCGCAAGAACGCTGCGCTCGAAAGTCTCCAGCGCATTCGGGTTCGGGATTTCTTTCCCGGCCGCGGCATTGGCGTAGGATTCGTGGCTGCCGAAATCGGCACGCCGGCCCTTGACGACGGCCTTGGCCAGATCGCCCTGGAAATCGGTGAAGAACAGAAACGGTTTCGTCTCGCCGTATTCGTCGCCCATGAACAGCATCGGAATGTGGGGCGCGAGCAGCAGCAGCGTCAGGGCCGCATCCACGGCCTCGGCCGGTGCCAGCGATACGAGCCGGTCGCCATGCGCGCGATTGCCGGTTTGGTCATGGTTCTGAACGTAGTTGATGAAAACCGTCGGCGGCAGATGCGCTGATGGCTCCCGCGCATCTTGCCGCGGAACGCCGAATCCTCGCCCTGGTAGTCGTAGCCTTCCGCCATCGTCCGCGCGAGACGCCCGACGGGATCGTCGATGTGGTCTTTGTAATAGCCGGTCTTCTCGCCGGTCAGGATCACATGGACCGCGTGATGCCAGTCGTCGTTCCACTCGGCGTCGTAGAGACGCGGCGCGCCCGTTTCGTCGAATTGGAACAGCCGTATCGAATTCTCGTCGTCCTCGATGGTGAGGTGGACATGCCGATCCGGAATCCGGGTGCGGATCTCCCGCGCGATCTCGGCGAGAACCTCTTCCTCGGCGGTGTCCTTGATGTGGTCGACCGCGTCGAAGCGCAGCCCGTCGCAGCGGAACTCCTCGAGCCAATAGAGCGCGTTGTGCACGAAGAACTCCCTGACCGGCAAACGATCGAAGGCAATGGCCGCGCCCCAGGGTGTGTTCCGTCTGGGATCGAAAAAGTTGGGCGCGTAGTGACTGAGATAATTCCCGTCCGGCCCGAAATGATTGTAGACCACGTCCATCAGCACCATCAGGCCGCGTTCGTGACAGGCATCGACAAGCCGCTTCAGGCCTTCCGGGCCGCCATAGGCAGTATGGGGCGTATAGAGCAGAACGCCGTCATAGCCCCAGCCGCGATTGCCGCCGAACTGCGCCACCGGCAGTAGCTCGATCGCAGTCACGCCCGTGTTCACGAGCCTGTCGAGATCGCGGGCGATGCCGTCGAACGTGCCGTCCGGCGAGAACGTTCCCGTGTGAAGCTCGTAGATGACGGCTTCCTGCCAGGGGCGGCCTTTCCAGTCCGGTGTCTGCCAATCGTAGGCCTTCGGGTCCACGAGGCGGCTGAAGCCATGGACATCGGACATCTGGGCGCGGGCAGCCGGGTCCGGGACACGCATCCCGTCTTGGAGGGCGAACTGATAGCCGCCGCCAATCGGGACGGCATCCGTCAGAGCCTCGAACCAGCCTTCTCCGGATTGCGTCATCGGGACGGTGGCGCCGGTTTCGGTGATCAACGATACGGATTTTTGCGCGGGCGCCCAAAGCCGGAAGCGGGCGCCGTCTTCGATGATCTCCGTGCCCCAGGGGAGCGTATGGGCGAAGCGCGCGCTCATCGTTCCGTCCTTTCGAACAGGAGAAGCCCGCTGCCCGGAAGGGTCGTCTTACCCGTGGCGATCGGCACATGCTCGGGACGGATGAGGCCGTTCGCGGTGTCGCACAGAAGTTTCCAGTGCAGATGGCGCTTGCCGAAATAGGGGAAGATGAAATCGATCTCGTCGATGTCGGCGTTGAAGAGCATGAGCAGGATGTTCCCGCCGCCGGCGAAGGAGGCGCCGATGCACTTCGCGACCGGGTCCTCCCAATGTTCCGGCTGCTGTTCCTCACCGTCCGGCTTGAACCAGGACACGTTTTTGATGCGGGGCGCGACGGGTTCGCCGTGGAGAAATTTCGGCGACCGCAGCAGCGGCAATTGCTGCCGTAGAGCCGCGAGCCCTTGCACGTAGTGGTGGAAGGCGCGGTCACGCTCGGAGATGTTCTGCCAATCCATCCAGGAGATCATGTTGTCCTGGCAGAACGCGTTGTTGTTGCCGAGTTGGGTGCGGCCGATCTCATCGCCCATATTCCACATCGGCGTGCCGTGGCAGAACAGCAGGCTGGCGGCCAGGGCGCGGCGGACCCGGTCGCGCTGGTCCAGGATGTCCGGATCGTCGGTCGGTCCCTCGACACCCCAATTGTAGCTGCAGTTATGCGAGTGGCC carries:
- a CDS encoding alpha-amylase family glycosyl hydrolase, which produces MSARFAHTLPWGTEIIEDGARFRLWAPAQKSVSLITETGATVPMTQSGEGWFEALTDAVPIGGGYQFALQDGMRVPDPAARAQMSDVHGFSRLVDPKAYDWQTPDWKGRPWQEAVIYELHTGTFSPDGTFDGIARDLDRLVNTGVTAIELLPVAQFGGNRGWGYDGVLLYTPHTAYGGPEGLKRLVDACHERGLMVLMDVVYNHFGPDGNYLSHYAPNFFDPRRNTPWGAAIAFDRLPVREFFVHNALYWLEEFRCDGLRFDAVDHIKDTAEEEVLAEIAREIRTRIPDRHVHLTIEDDENSIRLFQFDETGAPRLYDAEWNDDWHHAVHVILTGEKTGYYKDHIDDPVGRLARTMAEGYDYQGEDSAFRGKMRGSHQRICRRRFSSTTFRTMTKPAIARMATGSYRWHRPRPWMRP
- a CDS encoding DUF3459 domain-containing protein, yielding MDAALTLLLLAPHIPMLFMGDEYGETKPFLFFTDFQGDLAKAVVKGRRADFGSHESYANAAAGKEIPNPNALETFERSVLAPADTPRLDLVKRLLSARKAHVIPHMTSIGGHAGTVAARQGPAFTVSWDLEGSGTLALTANLSDAPVTLPSNAGGKPFFTTPPGVNPGDGPLPPWSVVASLSL